In Rattus norvegicus strain BN/NHsdMcwi chromosome 3, GRCr8, whole genome shotgun sequence, a genomic segment contains:
- the Or4c112 gene encoding olfactory receptor Olr672: MQNQSFVTEFILLGLSQNLNVEKMLFVLFLFIYLATIGGNMIIVITIMYSPTLLGSPMYFFLAFLSFLDACTSSTVTPKIIIDCFYERKIMSFDCCMIQLFAVHFFTGAEVIVLASMAYDRYVAICKPLHYSSIMTQRLCEVLVVVSWAGGFLHSIIQIIFTLQLPLCGPNVIDHYMCDLFPLLKLACTDTHIFVFLIFANSGAICIIIFSLLLVSYGVILFSLRAHSSEGRRKALSTCGSHIIVVLLFFVPCILIYARPTSAFSFEKNMLIFVNVLTPLLNPMVYTFRNKEMINAIRKMWKRL, from the coding sequence ATGCAAAACCAAAGCTTTGTCACTGAGTTTATACTACTCGGACTTTCACAGAACCTGAATGTGGAGAAAatgctatttgttttgtttttatttatctatcttgcAACTATTGGGGGCAACATGATAATTGTGATTACCATCATGTACAGTCCTACACTGTTGGGctcccccatgtacttcttcttgGCCTTCCTGTCCTTTCTGGATGCTTGCACTTCTTCTACTGTCACCCCCAAGATAATTATAGACTGTTTCTATGAGAGAAAGATCATGTCCTTTGACTGTTGTATGATACAACTGTTTGCTGTCCACTTCTTCACTGGGGCAGAAGTGATTGTCCTGGCATCCATGGCCTATGACCGGTATGTGGCTATTTGCAAGCCCCTGCACTACTCTTCCATCATGACCCAGAGGCTCTGTGAAGTTTTAGTTGTGGTATCCTGGGCAGGAGGTTTCTTGCATTCTATCATACAAATTATCTTCACTTTGCAGCTGCCTTTATGTGGACCAAATGTCATTGATCATTACATGTGTGACTTGTTCCCATTACTGAAGCTTGCctgcactgacacacacatatttgtctttttaataTTTGCCAACAGTGGTGCTATATGCATTATAATCTTCTCTTTATTGCTTGTCTCCTATGGTGTCATCTTGTTTTCTCTGAGAGCCCACAGCTCTGAAGGTCGACGTAAAGCTCTCTCTACCTGTGGATCCCATATAATTGtcgtgcttttgttttttgttccatGCATATTGATATATGCAAGACCCACTTCTGCATTCTCCTTTGAGAAAAACATGCTTATATTTGTCAATGTCCTGACACCACTGCTCAATCCTATGGtttacacattcaggaataaggAAATGATAAATGCCATCAGAAAAATGTGGAAAAGATTGTAG